Proteins encoded by one window of Halorubrum ruber:
- a CDS encoding 3-keto-5-aminohexanoate cleavage protein — protein sequence MTYDDYLDGKPAIITAALTGGVHGKEAHPDLPETPEEIAAAAAACEEAGASVLHLHARRDDGERAFSAERFQEVADAVREATDEAVLQHSTGGTAAPDALRHEPLRTDPAPEMASLDMGPLNRYDRLTSENTRELVSSLHAEMKEREIKPELEVFNDGHLNESLEVLDDLEDPPYLNFLFGGGTTSPPHPRNLMNRVEALPEGVEFNVIGFGPHQLPLTTQSLLLGGHVRVGLEDNRYYEKGELATNEELVARAARIAEELGRPVATPEQTRELLGLRGR from the coding sequence ATGACGTACGACGACTACCTCGACGGGAAGCCGGCGATCATCACTGCGGCGCTCACGGGCGGCGTCCACGGGAAGGAGGCGCACCCGGACCTCCCGGAGACGCCCGAAGAGATCGCGGCGGCCGCGGCCGCCTGCGAGGAGGCGGGCGCCAGCGTGCTCCACCTCCACGCCCGCCGCGACGACGGGGAGCGCGCCTTCTCGGCGGAGCGGTTTCAGGAGGTCGCCGACGCGGTCCGGGAGGCGACCGACGAGGCGGTCCTCCAGCACTCGACGGGCGGGACGGCGGCGCCGGACGCACTCCGGCACGAGCCGCTCCGGACCGACCCCGCCCCCGAGATGGCGTCGCTCGACATGGGGCCGCTCAACCGCTACGACCGGCTCACGTCGGAGAACACCCGGGAGCTGGTGTCGTCGCTCCACGCGGAGATGAAGGAGCGGGAGATCAAACCCGAACTGGAGGTGTTCAACGACGGTCATCTCAACGAGTCGTTGGAGGTTCTGGACGACTTAGAGGATCCCCCCTACCTCAACTTCCTGTTCGGCGGCGGGACCACGTCGCCGCCGCACCCGCGGAATCTGATGAATCGGGTCGAGGCGCTCCCCGAGGGCGTCGAGTTCAACGTGATCGGGTTCGGCCCGCACCAGCTCCCGCTGACGACCCAGTCGCTGCTGCTCGGCGGGCACGTCCGGGTCGGCTTAGAGGACAACCGGTACTACGAGAAGGGCGAGCTGGCGACGAACGAGGAGCTCGTGGCGCGCGCGGCGCGGATCGCCGAGGAGCTGGGGCGGCCCGTGGCGACGCCCGAGCAGACGCGGGAGCTGCTGGGATTGCGGGGTCGGTAA